The sequence GAACCAAATTGGTGCGAAAATATAAAAATGTATCGCTAGAGCTCAATAACCCTGCCCACGTGAAGGGGCTCAACTCCCTCGCCGAGCCGACACTTGAGGTAAGCAAAGGCTCCAAGACCCGTGCAGTGTCCGGCGTAGAGCCCAGCCCTGACGTTATTCACAACGTCTTCAAGGAGCCCTTCACTGGCACCAATCAGGTGGAGCCCACCTATGAGTGCCATGACGGGCTTTCCGCCAACCTTCTCCGCGTGTCTGACTATGTTCACAACCCCAGAATGACCGCAACCGGTTATAACAGCAGTCGAATCGCCGAGGTCAAGTATGAGTGCCATATCGTCTTTAACGGGGTCCTTCCTTCCGTCGGGGAAATAGCCAACCGCCCTGTCCCAGGTTATTCTCTCTATCTCCCCGGAGCTGATGAAACCATCGGCGAACTCAAAGGGCTTCTCGCTGAGAATGAACTCCGCTCCAAGTTCTTCGAGCTCTTTCCTCGTGAACGGAATCCCTATTTCTCTCCTCCTAGGTTTGAGTACAACCCTGTGCTGGAATATTCCCGGGTGGGCGATAACCTCCAGGGGCTTCGAGCGGGCCTGAAGGAGGGCCTTCATTCCACCGGTGTGGTCGTAGTGGCCGTGGGTGATGAAGAGGTAGTCTATCGAGTCGGGTTCAACACCAAGGGCCTTCATGTTGTTGATGAGGACATCCCCATCGGTTCCGGTGTCGACGAGAACCCTTAATTTCTTGTGCTCCACCAAGGCCGAGAAGCCGTGACCGCCAAGGAGGCCTTTCCTAAAGCCCGCGTGGTTTTCATAGAGAACCGTGACCTTCATACGTACCACCGCGAAAAGTTTATGTTCCCCCCGTTTTAAATCCAGCTGTGGTAGAGATGAGTACCCCCATTGAAGCACTCCTCTCAGGAATTCTCTTTGCGCTGGCATCTTGGCTACCCATGAACCCAGAAGGGGAGTGGGTTTCGTC comes from Thermococcus sp. and encodes:
- a CDS encoding MBL fold metallo-hydrolase; protein product: MKVTVLYENHAGFRKGLLGGHGFSALVEHKKLRVLVDTGTDGDVLINNMKALGVEPDSIDYLFITHGHYDHTGGMKALLQARSKPLEVIAHPGIFQHRVVLKPRRREIGIPFTRKELEELGAEFILSEKPFEFADGFISSGEIERITWDRAVGYFPDGRKDPVKDDMALILDLGDSTAVITGCGHSGVVNIVRHAEKVGGKPVMALIGGLHLIGASEGLLEDVVNNVRAGLYAGHCTGLGAFAYLKCRLGEGVEPLHVGRVIEL